From Deltaproteobacteria bacterium, one genomic window encodes:
- a CDS encoding GAF domain-containing protein — protein sequence MASNKKNIAIIGANKEALSLLPDLLKDKGNRIVLIADPNPDAMLYKLMELGYRISKKLGISVTYELEDIKAIDSLDVIINAVDDAATAKFLDSSEFDDVEKLSALSARLLWGVRGAVAGHASPNYLGPLREIVNGVKLTSDRDELLGSLLDIAIETSGADAGSIMLVDKAEGALKIEVARGMDEEIIRKVNVKLGDGVSGKVAKDGRPILINGRAKEEEFGRLGTRRGASSAICVPLTIESGVIGVLNVNSSGSKKTFTDADMELLKNLSGLAAEVINRAGEFEKMRIEAAKFDLWKKLEFSMSDHKPLHTRLNTVCRKLSELIPGLTCTIYLYNEDMKRLVIYSSSAKTPPSTGHVSFASGEGVVGAAIEAMKEVVLVDRLPEKRLKRVLMAIPMTAKEQTVGVFVAEISSKRGLSKYNEAFLKEMTALLSESIYVNRRNDEDMAKSKRLVAADEAGLKLIAIRDTEKLYPMITIAAVDILNAEGAVLRIKSSSPDAGFERVATFGIENMKKKESFLPLEDETVKEVQRRKEPVRREFSEDSNPVIRGMLTFPILTDGNVEGFISLFNRFDEESPYAQPFSKNDTEVIARFVAYVERVLAAIRDSAETKDAWDIVTPGLFERRVEEELKRAARFGKQFVFVTARAGELTGIKGFAKKEFIKRLLTYVRGKIRIFDSVAMLDDDTVGILFLETDRRVVDVFNRDILSDAPREFKAGMFYGYACFPGDGETYADILERALTRPLVEASEPS from the coding sequence ATGGCTTCGAATAAAAAGAACATCGCCATCATCGGCGCCAATAAAGAAGCGCTTTCTCTTCTACCGGACCTCCTGAAGGACAAAGGTAACCGCATCGTGCTTATTGCCGACCCGAACCCCGATGCCATGCTCTATAAGCTCATGGAGCTTGGCTACAGGATATCGAAGAAGCTTGGCATAAGCGTTACCTATGAGCTCGAGGATATAAAGGCCATAGATTCTCTTGACGTCATCATAAACGCGGTGGACGACGCGGCAACCGCCAAGTTCCTCGATTCCTCCGAGTTCGACGATGTCGAGAAGCTATCTGCCTTGAGCGCGCGCCTCCTCTGGGGTGTAAGAGGAGCTGTTGCGGGACATGCCTCGCCAAATTACCTGGGGCCGCTACGCGAGATAGTGAACGGCGTAAAGCTCACAAGCGATAGAGACGAGCTCCTTGGAAGCCTTCTTGACATTGCAATAGAGACAAGCGGCGCGGATGCCGGTTCCATAATGCTCGTTGACAAGGCCGAGGGGGCACTCAAGATCGAAGTTGCAAGAGGGATGGATGAGGAAATCATCCGTAAGGTAAACGTAAAGCTCGGCGATGGCGTTTCCGGAAAGGTCGCCAAGGACGGCAGGCCCATACTGATAAACGGCAGGGCAAAGGAAGAGGAGTTTGGCCGCCTCGGCACAAGGCGCGGCGCATCGAGCGCGATATGTGTGCCTCTTACTATAGAAAGCGGCGTCATAGGCGTTTTGAACGTCAACTCATCGGGCTCGAAGAAGACCTTCACCGATGCCGACATGGAACTGCTAAAGAACCTTTCCGGGCTAGCGGCAGAGGTCATAAACCGCGCCGGAGAGTTCGAGAAGATGAGGATAGAGGCGGCGAAGTTCGACCTCTGGAAAAAGCTCGAGTTCAGCATGTCGGACCATAAGCCGCTTCACACGCGCCTTAATACCGTGTGCAGAAAGCTTTCGGAGCTCATCCCCGGGCTTACGTGCACGATATACCTTTATAACGAGGACATGAAGCGGCTCGTTATTTATTCTTCCAGCGCAAAGACACCGCCTTCGACCGGGCACGTGAGCTTTGCCTCCGGTGAGGGCGTTGTAGGCGCGGCAATCGAGGCAATGAAGGAAGTGGTTCTTGTCGACAGGCTGCCGGAAAAAAGGCTAAAGCGCGTTTTGATGGCCATTCCTATGACAGCAAAGGAACAGACCGTAGGCGTGTTCGTTGCCGAGATATCATCTAAACGCGGGTTGTCGAAATATAATGAGGCGTTTTTAAAGGAGATGACAGCGCTTCTTTCCGAAAGCATCTACGTCAACAGGCGTAACGACGAGGACATGGCAAAATCCAAGCGTCTTGTCGCAGCCGACGAGGCCGGGTTAAAGCTGATTGCCATACGCGATACAGAAAAGCTCTATCCAATGATAACGATAGCTGCCGTGGACATTCTAAATGCCGAGGGCGCGGTGCTGCGTATCAAGAGCAGTTCGCCTGACGCGGGGTTCGAGCGCGTCGCCACCTTCGGCATCGAGAACATGAAAAAGAAGGAGTCGTTTCTGCCGCTCGAGGACGAGACCGTAAAGGAAGTCCAGCGAAGAAAGGAGCCGGTTCGTAGAGAGTTCTCCGAAGACTCTAACCCCGTAATCAGAGGCATGCTTACCTTTCCAATCCTTACCGACGGGAATGTCGAGGGGTTTATATCGCTCTTTAACCGCTTTGACGAGGAAAGCCCTTACGCGCAGCCGTTCTCCAAAAACGACACCGAAGTCATAGCCAGGTTCGTTGCATACGTCGAGCGCGTGCTCGCGGCCATACGCGACAGCGCCGAGACAAAAGACGCATGGGATATCGTAACCCCCGGGCTCTTCGAGAGAAGGGTGGAGGAGGAACTAAAGAGAGCTGCAAGGTTTGGCAAACAGTTTGTGTTCGTTACGGCAAGGGCCGGAGAGCTCACCGGCATAAAGGGGTTTGCAAAAAAGGAATTTATAAAGAGGCTTCTTACGTACGTAAGAGGCAAGATCCGCATATTCGATTCCGTTGCCATGCTCGATGACGACACAGTCGGCATACTTTTTCTTGAAACCGACAGGCGCGTTGTCGATGTTTTTAACCGCGATATATTGTCGGATGCGCCACGCGAGTTCAAGGCAGGCATGTTCTACGGGTACGCATGCTTTCCCGGCGACGGCGAAACCTACGCTGACATTCTTGAGAGGGCGCTTACAAGGCCGCTTGTAGAGGCATCCGAGCCGTCATGA
- a CDS encoding aspartate aminotransferase family protein has product MAKPKSVKNMRRHLTPALFFHTKITAKKAKGAWVYSKDGKKYLDLAAGLATLSTGHSHPTIIKAATKQIQNFVHSGCIFYYDPIIELSKKLASITPGSIDMFFFSNSGAEAVEGAIKLARHYTGRQGVIGFTGGFHGRTYGAATLTTSSVKYRRRYHPLVPSFYHAPYPYCYRCFMGRETNTCSVECFTYFERMLDHLIASDEVACVIIEPVLGEGGYAPAPLKYMKKLAEYCKKHGILIVSDEVQTGFGRTGKWFAIEHYGIKPDIITLGKGIASGFPLSAVGASSRIMGKWPVGAHGTTFGGNPVSCAAALATIGVIEKERLIDNARSLGEYGLKRLLEIKRKHPGTIGDVRGLGLMLGAELITENEKPDHALTMRVVEEAERQGLIIVECGIHKNIIRFMPPLNIKRAEMSLALDIFEAALKKSSRQRK; this is encoded by the coding sequence GTGGCTAAACCAAAGAGCGTCAAAAATATGCGGCGCCACCTGACCCCTGCGCTCTTCTTCCACACGAAGATAACGGCGAAGAAGGCAAAAGGCGCGTGGGTCTATTCAAAAGACGGTAAAAAGTACCTCGACCTCGCGGCCGGGCTCGCCACCTTATCCACCGGCCACTCTCACCCGACCATCATAAAGGCCGCGACAAAGCAAATACAGAACTTCGTCCACTCGGGCTGCATATTCTACTACGACCCGATCATCGAACTTTCAAAGAAACTCGCCTCCATAACGCCTGGCTCCATAGACATGTTCTTTTTCTCGAACTCCGGGGCCGAGGCTGTCGAAGGCGCAATCAAACTCGCCCGCCACTATACCGGGCGCCAGGGCGTCATAGGGTTTACCGGAGGGTTCCACGGCCGCACGTACGGCGCAGCCACACTTACAACGTCTTCTGTGAAGTACAGGCGGCGCTACCATCCGCTCGTTCCGTCCTTTTATCATGCCCCCTACCCGTACTGCTACCGCTGCTTCATGGGCAGGGAGACAAACACCTGTTCGGTCGAATGCTTCACCTACTTCGAGCGTATGCTCGATCACCTCATCGCCTCAGATGAAGTCGCCTGCGTTATCATAGAGCCGGTGCTTGGCGAAGGCGGCTACGCCCCTGCTCCGCTAAAGTATATGAAGAAGCTTGCCGAGTACTGCAAGAAACACGGCATACTAATCGTCTCCGACGAAGTGCAAACGGGGTTTGGCAGAACTGGAAAGTGGTTTGCCATAGAGCACTACGGCATAAAGCCTGACATCATAACCCTTGGCAAGGGAATCGCCTCCGGGTTCCCGCTTAGCGCCGTAGGAGCTTCGAGCCGCATAATGGGCAAGTGGCCGGTTGGCGCGCACGGCACGACTTTTGGAGGAAACCCTGTTTCATGCGCAGCGGCTCTTGCCACTATCGGCGTCATAGAAAAAGAACGTCTTATAGATAACGCGCGCTCCCTTGGCGAGTACGGGCTAAAGCGCCTTCTCGAAATAAAGCGCAAACATCCCGGCACAATCGGCGACGTGCGGGGCCTCGGGCTGATGCTTGGAGCGGAGCTGATTACGGAAAACGAAAAGCCTGACCACGCGCTTACGATGCGCGTTGTCGAAGAGGCCGAGCGTCAAGGCCTAATAATAGTCGAATGCGGCATACACAAAAACATCATCCGCTTCATGCCTCCGCTAAACATCAAACGCGCGGAGATGAGCCTGGCGCTCGATATATTCGAGGCTGCTTTGAAGAAATCCTCGCGCCAAAGGAAATAG
- a CDS encoding proline dehydrogenase family protein codes for MLKRVLNYFAKRYIAGDTREDAVEAVRALNGQNVLGIIDHLGENVTKKEDADKSVAEYVSLLRAIEKSGVKSTVSLKLTHLGLDIGDSLAMENLELILSKAGTNFVRIDMESSVYTGRTIEIFLKLCERHPNLGIAVQAYLKQSEHDIDILIKHNSSVRLVKGAYKEPLDIAFADKTDTDKNFLKLMKKLLKAKGRTAIATHDEKIITEAIRFCEEESIPKDTFDFEMLLGIKRKLQKELASRGFSVRVYVPYGTEWLPYMLRRLTERKENLWFVLKNIVG; via the coding sequence ATGCTAAAGCGCGTTCTTAACTACTTCGCCAAGCGCTACATTGCCGGAGATACGCGCGAGGATGCCGTTGAGGCCGTGCGCGCGCTAAACGGCCAAAACGTGCTTGGCATAATCGACCATCTTGGCGAAAACGTCACAAAAAAAGAAGACGCTGATAAAAGTGTTGCCGAATATGTCTCGCTTCTTCGAGCAATAGAAAAATCCGGCGTAAAAAGCACTGTATCGCTAAAGCTCACTCACCTCGGGCTCGATATCGGAGACAGCCTTGCCATGGAAAATCTCGAGCTGATCCTTTCGAAGGCCGGGACAAACTTCGTGCGTATTGACATGGAATCATCGGTCTATACTGGACGCACAATCGAGATTTTTCTTAAACTGTGCGAAAGACACCCTAACCTCGGCATTGCCGTGCAAGCATATCTTAAACAGAGCGAGCATGACATCGACATTCTCATAAAGCACAACTCAAGCGTAAGGCTCGTAAAGGGCGCGTACAAGGAGCCTTTGGATATCGCCTTTGCCGATAAAACCGATACCGACAAAAACTTCCTCAAACTGATGAAGAAACTTTTAAAGGCAAAGGGCAGGACGGCAATTGCGACACATGATGAGAAAATAATAACCGAGGCAATAAGGTTTTGCGAAGAAGAAAGCATACCAAAAGACACATTCGACTTCGAGATGCTCCTTGGCATCAAGCGCAAACTGCAAAAGGAACTTGCTTCCCGTGGTTTTAGCGTTCGCGTCTACGTGCCCTACGGAACAGAGTGGCTGCCCTATATGCTAAGGCGCCTTACCGAGAGAAAAGAAAATCTCTGGTTCGTGCTAAAGAATATCGTGGGATAA
- a CDS encoding cytochrome c codes for MKRIFTAVLIAGAAATFAACHHQGGHHAESGDMHGHHGISTPDERITLKLPHELKAMQKRMMVKHMDSLAEITAAISANELDKAAKIAKENLGTSEEEAVMCRKLSDKSGEAELFTLGMDTHKKADELSENAAKGDREAALKSLAALTKSCNACHERYKH; via the coding sequence ATGAAAAGGATATTTACTGCAGTACTTATTGCCGGCGCGGCAGCTACTTTTGCCGCCTGCCACCATCAAGGCGGCCATCACGCTGAGAGCGGCGACATGCACGGCCACCACGGCATCTCAACGCCCGATGAGCGCATTACGCTAAAGCTTCCGCATGAGCTAAAGGCCATGCAAAAGAGAATGATGGTAAAGCATATGGACAGCCTCGCGGAGATAACGGCTGCCATATCGGCCAACGAACTCGACAAGGCCGCAAAGATAGCCAAGGAAAACCTCGGCACGAGCGAAGAAGAAGCGGTAATGTGCAGAAAACTTTCGGATAAGAGCGGCGAGGCAGAGCTTTTCACTCTCGGCATGGATACCCATAAGAAAGCGGACGAGCTTTCTGAGAACGCGGCAAAAGGCGACAGGGAGGCGGCGCTTAAGTCCCTTGCCGCTCTCACAAAAAGCTGCAACGCGTGCCACGAGCGCTATAAGCACTAA
- the dtd gene encoding D-aminoacyl-tRNA deacylase, protein MRAVIQRVSSASISVEGNIISSIGKGLLVLAGVEKGDTLEDIKYIATKLAALRIFYDNSGKMNLDVKEAGGKVIIVSQFTLLADARKGRRPSFDNAEGPDAAKRLYEELLSETRSLGIDTKEGAFGAHMEVALVNDGPVTILLDSKKAF, encoded by the coding sequence ATGAGAGCCGTAATCCAGCGGGTAAGTTCTGCAAGTATTAGTGTCGAAGGTAATATAATCTCCTCCATAGGCAAGGGGCTTCTTGTTCTTGCAGGGGTGGAGAAAGGCGACACCTTGGAGGATATCAAGTACATTGCCACGAAGCTTGCAGCTTTAAGGATATTCTACGACAACTCAGGCAAAATGAACCTGGATGTAAAGGAAGCCGGCGGCAAGGTAATAATAGTCTCGCAGTTCACGCTCCTTGCCGATGCGCGTAAGGGCAGGAGGCCGTCATTTGATAATGCGGAAGGTCCTGATGCTGCAAAACGTCTTTATGAGGAACTCCTTAGCGAAACGCGCTCTCTCGGCATCGATACCAAAGAAGGGGCCTTTGGCGCGCATATGGAGGTTGCTCTTGTTAACGACGGCCCTGTGACAATACTTTTGGACAGTAAAAAAGCGTTTTAA
- a CDS encoding DUF4388 domain-containing protein — protein sequence MSVKGRLKDLNLQDIFQILHAEGKTVAVHLGSEHGYGNVYFKDGNIVHADYRGFTGVDALSRLLGWKEGEFDVATGELPKEETIIEDFDWLMKEAARRFNETTAPDTQAAAIETADIEKAALIRKLIDLGILERIG from the coding sequence ATGAGCGTAAAGGGACGTTTAAAAGATCTCAATCTTCAGGACATCTTTCAGATTCTCCATGCCGAAGGCAAGACCGTTGCCGTGCATCTTGGGTCAGAGCACGGGTACGGTAACGTGTACTTCAAGGATGGCAACATCGTGCACGCCGATTACCGCGGCTTCACGGGCGTTGACGCGCTATCCAGGCTCCTTGGATGGAAGGAAGGCGAATTCGACGTTGCCACCGGAGAGCTTCCCAAAGAGGAGACCATCATCGAGGACTTCGACTGGCTCATGAAAGAGGCTGCCAGAAGGTTTAACGAGACTACAGCGCCGGATACGCAGGCCGCGGCCATAGAAACCGCAGATATAGAAAAGGCCGCGCTTATAAGAAAATTAATCGACCTCGGCATACTCGAGAGGATAGGCTAA
- a CDS encoding glutamate-5-semialdehyde dehydrogenase, whose product MSTAELVKKIAREARAASRLVARLSTDIKNKALHAMADELLKRANTLKKENQKDLEAAEKNGLSKAMIDRLTLSDKVIKGMADGLREVAALPDPIGEVTSMWKRPNGLKIGRMRIPLGVIGIIYESRPNVTADAAGLCLKSGNAVILRGGSEAIHSNRAIAECLSAACALTGVPEAAVQVIPTVEREAVLAMLKLEEYIDLIIPRGGEGLIRFTVENSKIPVIKHYKGVCHVFVDKAADMDKAVNIAFNAKVQRPGVCNAMETLLVHEGVAKEFLPLIHGRYKEAGVEMRGCEATRKILRDITAAKEEDWGAEYLDLIIAIKIVKDMDEAIEHIENYGSLHTESIITENYTNAQRFIDTVNSSSVMVNASTRFSDGHQFGLGAEIGISTTKIHAYGPMGLEGLTTQKFIVYGDGQVRE is encoded by the coding sequence ATGTCCACAGCCGAACTCGTAAAGAAAATAGCAAGAGAGGCACGGGCAGCATCAAGGCTCGTTGCCAGGCTCTCTACCGATATAAAGAACAAGGCGCTTCATGCCATGGCGGATGAGCTTTTAAAACGAGCCAATACCTTAAAAAAAGAAAACCAAAAGGATTTGGAAGCTGCCGAGAAAAACGGTCTTTCAAAGGCAATGATAGACCGCTTGACACTTTCCGATAAGGTCATAAAAGGCATGGCCGACGGACTAAGAGAGGTTGCGGCTCTACCTGACCCTATAGGCGAGGTGACATCCATGTGGAAGAGGCCAAACGGCCTTAAAATCGGCCGCATGAGGATTCCGCTCGGAGTGATCGGCATAATCTATGAGTCAAGGCCAAATGTCACTGCAGATGCGGCAGGACTTTGCCTTAAGTCAGGCAATGCCGTAATACTTAGGGGCGGAAGCGAGGCCATACACTCGAACCGGGCCATAGCAGAATGCCTTTCCGCTGCATGCGCTTTAACAGGCGTGCCGGAGGCTGCAGTGCAGGTCATCCCAACGGTTGAGCGGGAGGCTGTGCTTGCGATGCTAAAGCTCGAGGAATACATAGACCTTATTATCCCCAGGGGCGGCGAGGGGCTAATACGCTTTACAGTCGAGAACTCTAAGATACCAGTTATAAAGCACTATAAGGGCGTCTGCCACGTGTTTGTGGACAAGGCTGCAGACATGGACAAGGCCGTGAACATCGCATTCAACGCCAAGGTGCAGCGTCCGGGGGTGTGTAATGCCATGGAGACGTTACTTGTGCACGAGGGGGTGGCAAAGGAGTTTTTGCCCCTGATACACGGCCGCTACAAAGAAGCAGGCGTTGAGATGCGCGGGTGCGAGGCTACGAGGAAGATATTAAGGGACATCACCGCTGCAAAGGAAGAGGACTGGGGAGCAGAGTACCTTGACCTTATAATAGCTATAAAGATTGTTAAGGATATGGACGAAGCTATCGAACATATTGAGAATTACGGGTCTTTGCATACGGAATCCATTATCACCGAGAACTATACCAATGCCCAGCGCTTTATCGATACCGTCAATTCATCGAGTGTTATGGTGAATGCCTCAACGCGCTTTAGCGACGGACACCAGTTTGGCCTTGGCGCTGAAATCGGCATCTCTACGACCAAGATACACGCCTACGGCCCCATGGGCCTCGAAGGCCTCACAACACAAAAGTTCATCGTGTACGGAGACGGGCAGGTAAGGGAATAG
- a CDS encoding GTPase — MGAAGRDFHNFNVIYKNDQTVEVVAFTAAQIPYISNRTYPLAGDLYPDGIPIYPEEQLPELIKRLKADAVVFSYSDISHIDLMHKASAVIALGADFILLGSTRTMLKSVKPVISVCAVRTGSGKSGVTKLIVKRLSTLGLKTVTVRHPMPYGDLRKERVQRFATTADMTEAGCTLEEMEEYEHLIEAGIVVYAGVDYAAILKEAEQEADVIVWDGGNNDFPFFEPSLEIVVTDPLRPGHEITYHPGEVNLRRADVIIINKVNTALTTDAETVRKNAATVNPKAVIISTESVVTVDGALDIAGKKAVIIEDGPTLTHGEMTYGAGIIAAKEMKAVPVDAREYAVGAIKDVFAKYPALDSVIPAMGYSPEQVKDLETSVNNTPADIVMIATPVDLSRIIKFNKPAVRVRYEVKETSEPGLGGIVADFIASFKS, encoded by the coding sequence ATGGGGGCCGCGGGGCGCGACTTTCATAACTTTAACGTCATCTATAAAAACGACCAGACTGTAGAGGTCGTTGCCTTTACCGCAGCGCAAATCCCATACATAAGTAACCGCACGTATCCCCTTGCCGGAGATCTTTACCCGGACGGCATACCGATATACCCCGAAGAACAGCTCCCGGAGCTTATAAAGCGCCTTAAGGCCGATGCCGTTGTGTTCTCGTACTCGGACATCTCGCACATAGACCTGATGCACAAGGCCTCGGCAGTAATCGCGCTCGGCGCTGACTTTATCCTTCTTGGCTCGACAAGGACCATGCTAAAGTCCGTAAAGCCGGTGATATCCGTGTGCGCTGTGAGAACGGGCTCCGGGAAAAGCGGTGTTACGAAGCTTATCGTAAAAAGGCTCTCGACCCTCGGGCTAAAGACCGTGACGGTGCGCCACCCCATGCCCTACGGAGATCTTAGAAAAGAACGCGTGCAGCGCTTTGCAACTACCGCTGATATGACGGAGGCCGGATGCACGCTCGAGGAAATGGAGGAGTACGAGCACCTGATAGAGGCCGGGATAGTCGTCTACGCAGGCGTTGATTACGCGGCCATACTAAAAGAGGCCGAACAAGAAGCTGACGTGATAGTGTGGGACGGCGGCAATAACGACTTTCCGTTCTTCGAGCCGTCATTGGAGATTGTGGTTACTGACCCGCTTCGCCCCGGGCACGAGATAACGTATCATCCGGGCGAGGTAAACCTAAGGCGCGCAGACGTCATTATTATAAACAAGGTGAACACAGCGTTAACTACCGACGCCGAGACCGTAAGAAAAAACGCCGCTACCGTCAACCCGAAGGCCGTTATAATAAGTACCGAGTCAGTCGTGACCGTCGACGGCGCGCTCGACATAGCCGGGAAAAAGGCCGTTATCATCGAGGACGGCCCGACCCTCACCCACGGCGAGATGACCTACGGCGCCGGAATAATTGCGGCAAAGGAAATGAAGGCAGTGCCTGTAGATGCCAGAGAGTACGCCGTCGGCGCGATAAAGGACGTATTCGCGAAGTATCCGGCCCTCGATTCCGTAATACCGGCCATGGGGTACTCGCCGGAACAGGTCAAGGATCTCGAGACAAGCGTAAACAATACGCCTGCCGACATTGTCATGATAGCGACCCCGGTGGACCTATCGAGAATAATAAAGTTCAACAAGCCAGCGGTACGCGTAAGGTACGAGGTAAAGGAAACCTCGGAGCCCGGGCTTGGCGGCATCGTAGCGGACTTTATCGCATCGTTTAAGAGCTAA
- a CDS encoding aldehyde dehydrogenase family protein, which translates to MPKKYKNLINGRWADASSKETIESSNPANDSDIVGIVPSSGKKDIDAAVDAARKAFNSWRLVPAPKRGEIIFKAAEALVKRKAELGKLVTKEMGKVLKEGLGDVQEAIDMAYFMAGEGRRLSGETVPSELSNKDCKSIRVPKGVFGLITPWNFPTAIPAWKIFPALISGNTVVFKPSSYTPVSATVLVDIINSAGLPPGVLNLVHGLGEATGEYLASHKGLDGVSFTGSSSVGAKLASICALSGTEITCEMGGKNPIIIMHDADLSLALEGALWAAFGTTGQRCTAASRIIVHEKVYNKFLALFTAKAKKLRLGDGLKPTTDVGPLINEGQMQRVLRYIDIGKKEGARLMCGGKRAAGGALKKGFFIEPTVFADVAPSMRIAKEEIFGPVVSVIKVKSLKEAIDTANGTDYGLSSSIYTRDVNASAVAERDLNSGIVYINAPTIGAEIQLPFGGIKKSGLGHKEAGGRGGALDTFTTWKVVYRDFSGSLQKAQIED; encoded by the coding sequence ATGCCGAAAAAATACAAAAACCTCATAAACGGCAGATGGGCCGATGCCTCAAGCAAAGAAACCATCGAGAGCAGTAACCCGGCAAACGATTCCGACATCGTCGGTATAGTGCCCTCCTCCGGCAAAAAAGACATAGACGCTGCAGTTGACGCCGCGAGAAAGGCGTTTAATTCGTGGCGTCTTGTCCCTGCCCCAAAGCGCGGAGAGATCATATTCAAGGCAGCAGAAGCGCTCGTTAAACGTAAGGCCGAGCTTGGCAAGCTCGTCACTAAAGAAATGGGAAAAGTCCTTAAGGAAGGCCTTGGCGATGTGCAGGAAGCAATCGACATGGCCTACTTTATGGCAGGCGAAGGCCGCCGCTTATCGGGCGAGACCGTGCCCTCGGAACTTTCTAACAAAGACTGTAAGAGTATCCGCGTGCCAAAGGGAGTATTTGGCCTCATAACACCGTGGAACTTCCCTACAGCCATACCAGCGTGGAAGATATTTCCGGCGCTCATTAGCGGCAATACAGTTGTATTCAAGCCTTCGAGCTACACGCCTGTATCCGCAACAGTGCTCGTTGACATTATAAACAGCGCCGGGCTGCCGCCCGGTGTTTTGAACCTTGTACACGGCTTGGGAGAGGCTACGGGCGAATACCTTGCCTCGCATAAGGGGCTTGACGGCGTGTCGTTTACAGGCTCGAGCTCGGTTGGAGCAAAGCTTGCTTCGATATGCGCGCTAAGCGGCACGGAAATCACATGCGAGATGGGAGGGAAAAACCCCATCATAATAATGCACGACGCTGACCTCTCGCTTGCGCTCGAAGGCGCTCTATGGGCAGCATTTGGAACTACTGGGCAGCGCTGCACTGCAGCAAGCCGCATTATCGTGCATGAGAAGGTCTACAATAAGTTCCTCGCGCTCTTCACTGCAAAGGCGAAGAAGCTAAGGCTCGGTGACGGGCTTAAGCCGACGACCGACGTCGGCCCCCTTATAAATGAAGGCCAGATGCAGCGCGTGCTGCGTTATATCGACATCGGCAAAAAAGAAGGCGCAAGGCTCATGTGCGGCGGCAAGAGGGCTGCTGGCGGCGCGCTAAAAAAAGGCTTTTTCATCGAGCCCACGGTATTTGCCGACGTCGCTCCTTCCATGCGCATAGCAAAGGAGGAAATATTTGGCCCTGTAGTGTCGGTAATAAAGGTAAAAAGCCTTAAGGAAGCAATCGACACTGCAAACGGCACTGACTACGGGCTTTCGTCATCCATATACACTCGCGACGTGAACGCATCGGCTGTTGCGGAGCGCGATTTAAATAGCGGCATCGTGTACATAAATGCGCCGACAATCGGCGCGGAGATACAGCTTCCATTTGGCGGCATAAAGAAGAGCGGGCTCGGGCATAAAGAAGCAGGCGGCAGAGGCGGCGCGCTCGATACTTTTACGACCTGGAAGGTCGTGTACAGGGACTTCTCTGGCTCGCTTCAAAAGGCGCAGATAGAGGATTGA
- a CDS encoding ferritin family protein yields the protein MDPVHFSAEEILDMAIRIEENGEKFYAAAAKSAKNPKLKELFEFLVKEELKHAAYFGKLKKLVAEYTPHGAADPYLDEASMYIKALSDAKVFHRETDPKELARKTENEEKAIDFAIEAEKESLLFYYEIQKSIRDKDRKIVDDIIIEEKDHLQRLTAIKHEFYGK from the coding sequence ATGGATCCGGTACATTTTTCAGCAGAAGAAATACTCGATATGGCCATCCGCATAGAAGAGAACGGGGAAAAGTTCTACGCCGCTGCGGCAAAGAGCGCGAAGAACCCGAAGCTTAAGGAACTCTTCGAGTTCCTCGTGAAAGAAGAACTAAAGCACGCAGCGTACTTCGGAAAACTTAAAAAGCTCGTTGCCGAGTACACCCCGCACGGCGCGGCAGACCCGTACCTCGACGAAGCGTCCATGTACATAAAGGCACTCTCGGATGCAAAGGTCTTCCATAGAGAGACCGACCCTAAAGAGCTTGCCAGAAAGACCGAGAACGAGGAAAAGGCAATTGATTTCGCAATAGAGGCTGAAAAGGAATCGCTCCTCTTCTACTACGAGATACAGAAGTCGATACGCGATAAGGACAGAAAGATAGTAGACGACATCATCATAGAGGAAAAGGACCACCTCCAGCGCCTTACAGCCATTAAGCACGAATTCTACGGCAAATAA
- a CDS encoding secondary thiamine-phosphate synthase enzyme YjbQ, translating into MKNFRKELWFNVPERRGFVCITGEVEKCLKESGIKEGLCLVNAMHITASVFINDNESGLHADFEKWLEKLAPHEPTANYKHNLTGEDNGDAHLKRTVMGREVVVAVTGAKLDFGPWEEIFYGEFDGKRKKRVLVKIIGE; encoded by the coding sequence ATGAAGAACTTTCGTAAGGAACTCTGGTTCAATGTGCCCGAGAGGCGCGGCTTTGTCTGCATTACCGGCGAGGTGGAGAAATGCCTGAAGGAGTCCGGCATAAAGGAGGGCCTTTGCCTCGTAAACGCCATGCACATTACTGCAAGCGTTTTCATAAACGACAACGAGTCGGGCCTGCACGCTGACTTCGAGAAGTGGCTTGAAAAACTCGCACCGCACGAGCCGACTGCAAACTATAAGCACAATCTTACCGGAGAAGACAACGGGGATGCTCACCTTAAAAGAACGGTCATGGGCAGAGAAGTAGTTGTCGCGGTTACCGGCGCCAAGCTCGACTTCGGGCCGTGGGAAGAAATATTTTACGGCGAATTCGACGGCAAAAGAAAGAAAAGGGTGCTTGTAAAGATAATCGGCGAGTAG